From Acidobacteriota bacterium, the proteins below share one genomic window:
- a CDS encoding NADH-quinone oxidoreductase subunit N yields the protein MMSPALNAVIPVICVVLAGLTCMLAEAFRERGERLPIGGLGIIGLVGAAISSVLLWGRRAESFGVVVADDFGLFVGLVLIIIGILTIAFSSSLIERDKLPQGEYYALVLFAISGMMLMAIATDLVIIFLALEVFSLSIYVLTGLRRESFASTEAAFKYFLLGGFSSAFFLYGIAFMYGIVHSTRLDRIGAAMAAQSGAASPLVLVAMGLLLVGFAFKVSAVPFHMWTPDAYEGAPTIVTGFMSTAVKAAAFAAFARVFLSALEPLRADWVPVVWVLAICTMILGTVVGVAQTNVKRMLAYSSIAHGGYLLVALVAGNSAGKASILFYVLVYAITNLGAFAVIALLGTRDKPVEQLDDYKGLWYSRPIASFMLTVFLLSLGGFPPTAGFVAKWYVFTAAVTAGEYTLAIVGLLTSVVSVFFYLRVVVMMYMSGRVEGEAAPPLPRTALAALVVSVAVLFYLGVLPTRLLNLAASSISTIF from the coding sequence ATGATGAGTCCGGCTCTGAATGCCGTCATCCCCGTCATCTGCGTGGTCCTGGCCGGCCTGACGTGCATGCTGGCCGAGGCGTTTCGCGAGCGCGGCGAGCGCCTGCCGATTGGCGGCCTCGGGATCATCGGCCTGGTGGGTGCGGCCATTTCGTCCGTCCTGCTGTGGGGCCGCCGGGCCGAGAGCTTCGGCGTGGTGGTGGCTGATGATTTCGGCCTGTTCGTCGGCCTCGTGCTGATCATCATCGGGATCCTGACCATCGCGTTTTCGTCCAGCCTCATCGAACGTGACAAACTCCCGCAGGGCGAGTACTACGCGCTGGTGCTGTTTGCGATCTCCGGGATGATGCTGATGGCGATTGCCACCGATCTCGTCATCATCTTCCTGGCGCTCGAAGTGTTCTCGCTGTCGATCTACGTGCTGACCGGTCTTCGGCGAGAATCGTTCGCATCGACGGAAGCCGCGTTCAAGTACTTTCTGCTCGGCGGTTTTTCGAGTGCGTTCTTCCTCTACGGCATCGCGTTCATGTACGGCATCGTGCACAGCACGCGGCTGGACCGCATTGGCGCCGCGATGGCCGCCCAGTCCGGCGCCGCAAGTCCGCTGGTGCTGGTCGCCATGGGGCTCTTGCTGGTCGGCTTCGCCTTCAAGGTCTCGGCTGTTCCGTTCCACATGTGGACGCCTGATGCCTACGAGGGGGCGCCAACCATCGTGACCGGCTTCATGTCCACCGCGGTCAAGGCGGCGGCCTTCGCCGCGTTCGCGCGCGTGTTCCTGTCGGCGCTCGAGCCGCTCCGCGCCGACTGGGTGCCGGTGGTCTGGGTGCTGGCCATCTGCACCATGATCCTGGGCACCGTGGTCGGCGTGGCCCAGACCAACGTCAAGCGCATGCTCGCCTATTCGAGCATCGCCCACGGCGGCTACCTGCTGGTGGCGCTGGTGGCCGGCAACAGCGCCGGCAAGGCCTCGATCCTGTTCTACGTGCTCGTGTACGCCATTACCAACCTCGGGGCGTTCGCGGTCATCGCGCTCCTCGGCACACGCGACAAGCCGGTCGAGCAACTCGACGACTACAAGGGGCTCTGGTATTCGCGCCCCATCGCGTCGTTCATGTTGACGGTCTTTCTGCTGTCGCTTGGAGGGTTCCCGCCGACCGCCGGATTCGTCGCCAAGTGGTACGTCTTTACCGCGGCCGTCACTGCAGGGGAGTACACCCTCGCCATCGTGGGCCTGCTGACCAGCGTGGTCTCGGTCTTCTTCTACCTGCGGGTCGTCGTGATGATGTACATGTCGGGCCGGGTGGAGGGCGAGGCGGCGCCGCCTCTGCCGCGGACCGCGTTGGCGGCACTGGTCGTCTCGGTCGCCGTGCTCTTCTATCTGGGCGTGCTGCCGACCCGTCTGTTGAATCTCGCGGCCTCATCAATCTCGACGATCTTCTAG
- a CDS encoding TM2 domain-containing protein, whose amino-acid sequence MEKRMFCRHCGKELSAQAVVCISCGCAPATGDRFCQHCGAETQPAAAICLKCGVSLIGRPRAGAKSKVAAGVLGILLGGLGVHRFYLGFVGIGILQIIVTLITCGLGAIWGFVEGILILTGSMNQDARGNLLVD is encoded by the coding sequence ATGGAGAAACGCATGTTCTGTCGGCACTGCGGAAAGGAACTGTCCGCGCAGGCGGTTGTCTGCATCTCGTGCGGGTGCGCTCCGGCAACCGGGGACCGCTTCTGCCAGCACTGCGGCGCTGAAACTCAACCAGCCGCTGCCATCTGCCTGAAATGCGGCGTGAGTCTGATCGGGAGGCCGCGCGCCGGCGCCAAGTCAAAAGTGGCAGCAGGTGTCCTCGGCATCCTGCTCGGGGGGCTTGGCGTGCATCGCTTCTATCTGGGCTTCGTGGGAATCGGTATCCTCCAAATCATCGTGACGCTCATTACCTGTGGCTTAGGCGCGATCTGGGGTTTTGTCGAAGGTATCCTGATCCTCACGGGCTCAATGAACCAGGACGCCCGGGGGAACCTCCTCGTCGATTAG
- a CDS encoding TM2 domain-containing protein: protein MVPTKSQGTAFVLSALLGTLGVDRFYLGYAGLGVLKLLTCGGLGIWAVIDFVRIGLGSMPDAAGVPLLRPAPVGRPVKTQSATFILAWLLGPFGADRFYLGETGLGILKLITCGGFGIWALVDLIITGMGGRIDAQGNSLVF, encoded by the coding sequence ATGGTGCCAACCAAGTCACAGGGTACAGCTTTTGTCCTTTCGGCGTTGTTGGGGACGTTGGGAGTCGACCGCTTCTACCTCGGGTACGCCGGGCTGGGAGTGCTCAAGTTGCTGACATGCGGCGGACTTGGCATCTGGGCCGTTATCGACTTCGTGCGAATCGGGTTGGGCTCCATGCCGGACGCTGCAGGTGTCCCGCTGCTGCGTCCAGCGCCCGTCGGCAGGCCGGTGAAAACTCAGTCCGCCACATTCATTCTGGCCTGGCTGCTGGGTCCGTTTGGTGCCGACAGGTTTTACCTGGGCGAAACCGGCCTGGGCATCCTGAAGCTGATCACGTGCGGCGGGTTTGGCATCTGGGCGCTGGTCGACCTCATCATCACCGGGATGGGAGGCCGCATTGATGCCCAGGGTAACTCTCTCGTATTCTGA
- a CDS encoding DUF2752 domain-containing protein has product MNGEVRAGRVRGLLVFVVSASVLAAAALVPQVAQAPVVCLWRRVTSLPCPSCGMTRAFVALAHGHWDQAVAFNAAAPLIYFTVWVIAGLALAETCLARDLLARTWRASRRYVMVAILPLMATAWILGLVRRFPI; this is encoded by the coding sequence ATGAACGGCGAAGTGCGGGCGGGTCGCGTGCGAGGCCTGTTGGTCTTCGTCGTGAGCGCGTCGGTGTTGGCCGCCGCCGCCTTGGTGCCGCAGGTTGCTCAGGCTCCCGTCGTGTGCCTGTGGCGGCGGGTCACGTCGCTGCCCTGTCCTTCATGCGGCATGACACGCGCGTTTGTCGCGCTCGCCCATGGTCATTGGGACCAGGCCGTGGCGTTCAATGCCGCGGCTCCGCTGATCTACTTCACCGTCTGGGTCATCGCGGGACTCGCCTTGGCGGAGACGTGCCTCGCCCGTGATCTCCTCGCGCGGACGTGGCGGGCGAGTCGGCGCTACGTGATGGTGGCCATCTTGCCCCTGATGGCGACAGCATGGATCCTGGGACTCGTCCGACGATTCCCGATCTGA